Proteins from one Pontibacter korlensis genomic window:
- a CDS encoding DUF2179 domain-containing protein, with product MNFFDGIDPMLVDWVIIPALIFFARICDVTLGTLRIVFVSKGDKVVAPILGFLEVLIWLIAITQVMENLSNVASYLAWAGGFAMGNFLGLRVEQKLALGQMVVRVITVEPADKLIDRLKGHGYRLTCIDARGTRGKVNLLFLIVKRKKLQHLLNIIHDYNPQAFYSVEDVRSVSEIGLAQAETERGADVRKLFPLRKGK from the coding sequence ATGAATTTCTTCGACGGCATTGACCCGATGCTGGTAGACTGGGTTATTATACCTGCCCTTATCTTTTTTGCTCGCATATGCGATGTTACACTCGGCACCTTACGCATCGTCTTTGTTTCTAAAGGCGATAAAGTGGTGGCTCCCATACTTGGCTTTCTGGAGGTGTTGATCTGGCTAATTGCCATCACACAGGTGATGGAGAACCTGAGCAATGTAGCCTCCTACCTGGCATGGGCAGGTGGCTTTGCCATGGGTAACTTTCTGGGGCTACGCGTAGAGCAGAAGCTTGCCTTAGGCCAGATGGTAGTGCGGGTTATCACTGTAGAGCCGGCTGATAAACTGATTGATCGCCTGAAGGGCCACGGTTACCGCCTCACATGTATTGATGCACGAGGTACGCGTGGGAAGGTAAACCTACTCTTCCTTATTGTAAAGCGCAAAAAGCTGCAGCACTTGCTCAATATCATCCACGATTACAACCCACAGGCATTCTATTCTGTTGAGGACGTGCGTTCTGTATCAGAGATTGGTCTTGCACAGGCAGAAACAGAGAGAGGGGCAGATGTTCGCAAGCTGTTTCCCCTACGTAAAGGCAAATAG
- the glgB gene encoding 1,4-alpha-glucan branching protein GlgB: MAKRKESTTPETTDTEKATKATTSKAGTTRKKKPMAAEEAEAEATAKPSAKRGRKKASDVPLDESGVPVAGVAEDTGKTATAKRRGRPKKGTEEDVPVEVAAKDGVIEAVKMNVHGTGSKTAATKVVETGDVIVPADQPQDMSVWYASLFTDFDIYLFKEGRHYNLYLKLGSHPMEVSGRQGTYFAVWAPNADQVSVMGEFNGWSRDSHQLHVRLDGSGIWEGFIPDVEIGVMYKYHIKSKYHLYHVEKSDPFAFRREVPPQTASIVSKLEYQWNDQAWIDERKNKAGQPQPYSVYELHLGSWRRKPEEDNRPLTYRELADELPRYVKDLGFTHVELMPVMHHPFSGSWGYQITGYFAAHSLLGEPEDLMYLIDVLHQHGIGVIMDWVPSHFPSDEHGLAYFDGTHLFEHADPRKGFHPDWNSYIFNYGRSEVRSFLISNALFWLDKYHVDGLRVDAVASMLYLDYSRKEGEWIPNEHGGRENLEAISFLKEFNHAVHNNFPEVLTIAEESTAWPAVTGPVENGGLGFNMKWMMGWMHDTLHYFSTDPIYRRYHQGEITFSLVYAFSERFMLPLSHDEVVHGKGSLLNKMPGDDWQRFANLRTLYAYMYAHPGAKLLFMGADIAQGSEWNHDSSLDWHLLQYGPHHGIQELLRELNAIYKAEPAMYAHSFSPEGFQWVDINDAHNSVISFLRKGNNPGDEILVVCNLTPALHEHYRMGVPHAGEWVQVFNSDDSRYGGSNVHNLEPIPSMPEPFHGQEHSVTLKLPPMAVTYFKLSSRQNQA; encoded by the coding sequence ATGGCTAAGAGAAAAGAAAGCACAACCCCCGAGACCACCGATACAGAAAAGGCAACCAAAGCAACAACCTCTAAAGCTGGCACTACGCGCAAGAAAAAGCCTATGGCAGCCGAGGAGGCAGAGGCGGAGGCAACTGCGAAGCCTTCGGCTAAGCGGGGCCGTAAGAAAGCCTCTGATGTGCCATTGGATGAATCGGGTGTGCCAGTTGCAGGTGTAGCTGAAGATACTGGCAAAACCGCTACTGCCAAGAGACGCGGAAGGCCTAAGAAAGGAACAGAGGAAGATGTGCCTGTTGAAGTGGCAGCGAAGGATGGCGTAATAGAGGCTGTAAAGATGAATGTGCACGGCACCGGTAGTAAAACAGCAGCCACCAAGGTTGTAGAGACTGGTGATGTTATCGTGCCTGCAGATCAGCCGCAAGATATGTCTGTTTGGTATGCCAGTCTCTTCACAGATTTCGATATCTACCTCTTTAAAGAGGGCAGACACTATAACCTATACTTAAAGCTTGGCTCCCACCCGATGGAAGTGAGTGGCAGGCAGGGTACATACTTTGCTGTTTGGGCTCCTAATGCCGATCAGGTATCGGTAATGGGTGAGTTCAACGGCTGGAGCCGTGACAGCCACCAGTTGCACGTGCGCCTGGATGGCTCCGGCATATGGGAAGGCTTTATACCGGATGTGGAAATTGGCGTGATGTACAAGTACCACATCAAGTCTAAATACCACCTGTACCATGTCGAGAAGAGTGACCCGTTTGCCTTCCGCCGTGAGGTGCCGCCGCAAACAGCCTCTATTGTGAGCAAGCTGGAGTACCAGTGGAACGACCAGGCCTGGATTGATGAGCGTAAGAACAAAGCCGGACAGCCACAGCCTTACAGTGTGTATGAGCTGCACCTGGGCTCCTGGCGCCGCAAGCCGGAGGAAGATAACCGCCCGCTTACGTACCGCGAGCTGGCAGATGAGCTTCCACGCTATGTTAAGGATCTGGGCTTTACCCACGTGGAACTGATGCCGGTAATGCACCACCCGTTCAGTGGCTCCTGGGGCTACCAGATTACCGGATACTTTGCCGCACACAGCCTGTTGGGCGAACCAGAGGACCTGATGTACCTGATCGATGTGCTGCACCAACATGGTATCGGCGTAATCATGGACTGGGTGCCTTCGCACTTCCCGTCTGATGAGCATGGCCTTGCCTACTTCGATGGTACACACTTGTTTGAGCATGCCGATCCGCGCAAAGGCTTCCACCCAGACTGGAACAGCTATATCTTTAACTATGGCCGTAGCGAAGTTAGGTCATTCCTGATCAGTAATGCGTTGTTTTGGCTGGATAAATACCATGTAGACGGACTGCGTGTGGATGCAGTGGCTTCCATGCTGTACCTGGACTACAGCCGCAAAGAGGGGGAGTGGATACCTAATGAGCATGGCGGGCGGGAGAACCTGGAGGCCATCTCTTTCCTGAAAGAGTTTAACCATGCCGTGCATAACAACTTCCCGGAGGTGCTCACTATCGCGGAGGAGTCCACCGCATGGCCGGCAGTTACTGGTCCTGTAGAAAACGGCGGCCTGGGCTTCAATATGAAGTGGATGATGGGCTGGATGCACGATACGCTGCACTACTTCTCTACAGATCCTATCTACCGTCGCTACCATCAGGGAGAGATTACGTTTAGCCTTGTTTATGCCTTCTCCGAAAGGTTTATGTTGCCGCTTTCACACGATGAGGTAGTGCATGGCAAAGGATCTCTGCTGAATAAAATGCCAGGCGATGATTGGCAGCGTTTTGCTAACCTGCGCACGCTCTATGCCTATATGTATGCTCACCCTGGAGCCAAGCTCCTGTTCATGGGGGCTGATATAGCACAGGGTTCTGAATGGAACCACGACAGCAGCTTGGATTGGCACTTGCTGCAGTATGGCCCTCACCATGGAATCCAGGAACTGCTGCGTGAGCTGAATGCTATTTACAAGGCCGAGCCAGCCATGTATGCACACAGCTTCAGCCCGGAGGGTTTCCAGTGGGTGGACATAAACGATGCTCACAATTCTGTAATCAGCTTCCTGCGCAAAGGAAACAACCCAGGAGATGAGATACTGGTAGTTTGTAACCTTACACCGGCCTTGCATGAGCATTACCGCATGGGTGTGCCACATGCAGGCGAATGGGTTCAGGTATTCAACTCAGACGATAGCCGTTATGGAGGCAGCAATGTGCATAACCTGGAGCCGATCCCGAGCATGCCGGAGCCATTCCATGGGCAGGAACATTCTGTTACTCTGAAATTACCGCCAATGGCTGTAACATACTTCAAGCTATCTTCTAGACAGAATCAAGCTTAA
- a CDS encoding alpha-1,4-glucan--maltose-1-phosphate maltosyltransferase, translating into MEQLEGTKRIVIENVKPEINCGRFPAKRVVGEELVVTADVFADGHDEVKARLLYRHSRRKNWEAVPMQFLGNDRWQAAFTPDAMGRYEYTIEGWVDHFYTWQKGLKKKFEANQDVTVELQIGAQLLDAAAENAKPGQQKRLRKWAEQLRNSHSHAEDVSFATGHDVSDLMDACCDKQNVTTYDKVLQLDVERKKALFSAWYEFFPRSAAHEAGRHGTFQDCIRLLPRIAEMGFDTIYLPPIHPIGRAFRKGKNNSVTSEPGEPGSPWAIGAAEGGHDAILPELGTLDDFRTFVHQAREHGIEVALDFAIQCSPDHPYVKEHPQWFKWRPDGTVQYAENPPKKYQDVLPVNFETEDWPNLWRELRRVLFHWIEQGVFVFRVDNPHTKAFSFWEWVIAEVHKEYPQVIFLSEAFTRPRVMERLAKIGFTQSYTYYTWRNSVEEIKEYMQQLTQSELREYFRPNFWPNTPDILPYALQEGGEPTHITRVVMAATLSSNYGLYGPVYEFGINQAVPGKEEYYDSEKYEVKHWDWGKLTKIREVITLINKIRKVNPALQTTWNIEFGDCENQAILCYAKWSSDFRNKIFVVVNLDPHHTQSGWVKVPLWRLKMDSDQQYLVHDLLTERKYTWTGEFNYVELRPHEMPVHVFRIGEANPGMGHDNLDDNWLPNDHHTNH; encoded by the coding sequence ATGGAACAGCTCGAAGGAACAAAACGAATTGTTATTGAAAATGTAAAGCCCGAGATCAATTGTGGCAGATTCCCAGCTAAGCGTGTGGTGGGAGAGGAGCTGGTAGTAACCGCTGATGTTTTTGCCGACGGGCATGACGAGGTTAAAGCCAGACTACTTTACCGGCACAGCCGCAGAAAGAACTGGGAGGCGGTGCCAATGCAATTCTTAGGCAACGACCGCTGGCAGGCAGCGTTCACGCCGGATGCTATGGGCCGCTATGAATACACCATCGAAGGTTGGGTAGATCACTTTTACACCTGGCAGAAAGGGCTCAAGAAAAAGTTTGAGGCAAACCAGGATGTAACCGTGGAGCTGCAAATAGGAGCCCAGTTGCTGGACGCCGCTGCCGAGAATGCCAAGCCAGGGCAGCAGAAGCGCCTTCGCAAATGGGCAGAGCAGCTGCGTAACAGTCACTCACATGCTGAAGATGTGTCTTTTGCCACAGGCCACGATGTAAGCGACCTGATGGATGCCTGCTGCGATAAGCAGAATGTAACCACTTACGACAAGGTATTGCAGCTGGACGTAGAGCGTAAGAAAGCTTTGTTCAGTGCATGGTACGAATTCTTCCCTAGGTCTGCTGCTCACGAGGCAGGGCGCCATGGCACCTTTCAGGACTGTATTCGCCTGTTGCCGCGCATTGCCGAGATGGGCTTCGATACAATCTACCTGCCACCAATCCACCCGATTGGCCGTGCTTTCCGAAAGGGTAAGAACAACTCTGTAACTTCAGAACCTGGCGAGCCGGGTTCACCATGGGCAATTGGTGCTGCCGAAGGTGGCCACGATGCTATCCTGCCTGAACTAGGCACACTTGATGATTTCCGGACATTTGTGCATCAGGCACGAGAGCACGGTATAGAGGTGGCTCTGGACTTTGCCATTCAGTGTTCTCCGGATCATCCGTATGTAAAAGAGCACCCGCAGTGGTTTAAGTGGCGCCCGGATGGTACCGTGCAGTATGCCGAAAACCCGCCTAAAAAGTACCAGGATGTGCTGCCTGTTAACTTCGAAACGGAGGACTGGCCAAACCTTTGGCGTGAGCTCCGTCGCGTGCTGTTCCACTGGATAGAGCAGGGAGTGTTTGTGTTCAGGGTAGACAATCCGCACACCAAGGCTTTCAGCTTCTGGGAGTGGGTAATAGCGGAGGTGCACAAAGAGTATCCGCAGGTAATTTTCCTGAGCGAGGCCTTTACCCGCCCGCGCGTGATGGAGCGCCTGGCGAAGATTGGCTTTACGCAGTCCTATACTTACTACACCTGGAGAAACTCAGTAGAGGAAATCAAAGAGTACATGCAGCAGCTTACCCAGTCTGAACTGCGCGAGTACTTCCGCCCGAACTTCTGGCCTAACACACCTGATATACTTCCTTATGCCCTGCAGGAGGGTGGAGAGCCTACACACATTACCCGTGTGGTAATGGCTGCTACGCTGTCTTCTAACTATGGCCTCTACGGCCCGGTGTATGAGTTTGGCATTAACCAGGCTGTACCAGGAAAAGAGGAGTACTATGACTCTGAGAAGTATGAGGTTAAGCATTGGGACTGGGGCAAGCTCACTAAGATCCGAGAGGTAATCACACTCATCAACAAGATCAGAAAAGTAAACCCTGCCCTGCAAACCACCTGGAACATTGAGTTTGGTGACTGTGAGAACCAAGCCATACTATGCTACGCCAAGTGGAGCAGCGACTTTAGAAATAAAATTTTCGTAGTAGTAAACCTTGACCCGCACCACACACAAAGTGGCTGGGTAAAAGTGCCGCTCTGGAGGCTGAAAATGGACAGTGACCAACAGTACCTGGTGCACGACCTGCTAACAGAGCGTAAGTATACCTGGACAGGCGAGTTTAATTACGTGGAGCTGCGTCCGCATGAGATGCCGGTGCATGTTTTCCGTATAGGAGAGGCAAACCCAGGTATGGGGCATGATAACCTCGATGATAATTGGCTACCGAATGACCACCACACCAACCATTAA
- a CDS encoding mechanosensitive ion channel family protein, with the protein MTSFEIWYEQFQNIFTGLSIIAAAIVAGSIAKHLIFKALNLYNRPDNPILFKSLTRNLSGPFSLFLPLLFVTIVLPVLPYEQNIIEGMRRLTEILNIVAFAWILIKLTDVARDMVRHKYNIENKPDNIRERRLITQLQFLRKVTVVTILFIATSLILLSFDPVRRLGTGLLTSAGVAGVVVGFAAQTSIANLLAGLQIAFTQPIRMDDVLVVEGEFGRVEEITLTYVVLRIWDNRRLILPLNYFIQKPFQNWTRTGSDILATVYLYTDYTVPIEPLRKEFDRVLASTELWDRQVSVLQVTDSKERTLELRALMSAQSSGIAWDLRCYVREKLIDFIQRNYPNALPKTRSEFVGDKLPPLPELS; encoded by the coding sequence ATGACATCATTTGAAATATGGTACGAACAGTTTCAAAACATCTTTACCGGCCTGAGTATAATAGCAGCCGCCATTGTAGCAGGGTCTATTGCCAAGCACCTCATTTTCAAAGCACTAAATTTATATAACCGCCCAGACAACCCCATCCTCTTCAAGTCGCTGACGAGAAACCTGAGCGGTCCGTTTTCGCTGTTTCTACCCTTACTCTTCGTTACGATAGTGCTTCCTGTTCTGCCCTACGAACAGAACATAATAGAGGGAATGCGCCGGTTAACAGAAATTCTTAACATCGTTGCTTTTGCCTGGATTCTTATAAAACTCACAGATGTGGCCCGTGACATGGTACGCCACAAGTATAACATAGAGAATAAGCCTGATAATATTCGAGAGCGCAGGCTAATAACGCAGTTGCAGTTTCTCCGGAAGGTTACCGTTGTTACCATCCTATTCATAGCAACCTCGCTTATACTGTTGAGCTTTGACCCGGTACGCAGGCTGGGCACAGGTCTTTTAACCTCTGCAGGTGTGGCAGGCGTGGTTGTAGGCTTCGCTGCCCAAACATCCATTGCCAACCTGTTGGCGGGCTTGCAGATAGCCTTTACACAACCTATCAGGATGGATGATGTGCTGGTAGTGGAAGGTGAATTTGGCCGGGTAGAGGAAATAACGCTTACCTATGTTGTGCTGCGGATCTGGGATAACCGTCGCCTGATTCTGCCTTTGAACTACTTTATTCAGAAGCCGTTCCAGAACTGGACACGCACCGGCTCCGACATACTGGCTACTGTGTACCTCTACACAGATTATACTGTCCCCATTGAGCCCCTACGAAAGGAGTTTGACCGTGTGCTTGCCTCTACAGAATTGTGGGACAGGCAAGTGTCGGTGCTGCAGGTAACAGACTCCAAAGAGCGTACCCTGGAGCTGCGGGCGCTCATGAGTGCCCAGAGTTCCGGCATTGCCTGGGACCTGCGCTGTTACGTGCGTGAGAAGCTAATTGACTTTATACAGCGCAACTACCCAAATGCCTTACCTAAAACCCGTAGCGAATTTGTGGGCGATAAATTGCCGCCCTTACCAGAGCTTTCGTAA
- the treS gene encoding maltose alpha-D-glucosyltransferase translates to MADEKFEFDDNIHWYKDAIIYELHIKAFKDGNGDGIGDFKGLMQKLDYLEDLGVTAIWLLPFYPSPLRDDGYDIADYFSINPSYGNMQDFKAFVREAHKRGLKVITELVINHTSDQHPWFQRARRAKKGSKYRDWYVWSDDPSKYKDVRIIFTDYEPSNWSWDPVAEQYYWHRFFSHQPDLNYDNPAVQKEVFKTLDYWFDLGVDGFRLDAVPYLFEREGTNGENLPETHDFLKKLRAHVDQKYTGKLLLAEANMWPEDSASYFGNGDECHMNYHFPIMPRLFMSLKMEDRYPIIDIFNQTPAIPESCQWAMFLRNHDELTLEMVTDEERDYMYKVYTKDPQARINLGIRHRLAPLLGNDRAKIELMNILLFSMRGTPVVYYGDEIGMGDNYYLGDRDGVRTPMQWNDNRNAGFSDANPQKLYLPVIIDPEYKYESVNVDTQNHNANSLLWWMRRTINMRKRYKAFGRGSIKFLNPSNSKVLAFVREYEDETILVIANLSRFPEAVELDLRDYKGHVPVEVFSKNKFPGVKDESYLFTIGGHGYYWLELRPQEANKDSGQDQSKPAVQMSSLKQPLDARTLRELESHVLPQYIWQRRWFGGKARTMQRMQVIQNMPMPLSKGGAAMLFVEVSYNEGLPELYQLPVAFASGEQEQDLRNSSANAVIARVSIDGKEGILYDALYSDDFRQLLLQLMARRKRIRHNDAELIGLSDRNVAVELRNVEGPVTSKILAAEQSNTSIIYNNTFFMKVYRKLDRTMNPDVEVVRMLTEHVGFAHVPRYLGSLEQHEDKKQPMVLMMLQELVPNQGDAWSYIGDSLKRLYERLQTQTERTKLGQVAGTLSRPLSFSEIPEEVQLQIGGAHVERVELLGQRTAEMHLALGSITDDKDFVPDNFSLHYQRSLYSSLTSLVRSNFDSLQKHLPNLPEHVRGEAEEVLQMREEILERLKMIFAHKIDTQKIRTHGDYHLGQVLFTGKDFYIIDFEGEPARSFSERRLKRSALRDVAGMIRSFHYAAYNALFQEEGLRKEDLDYLEAWAEQWYHYASGFYMHSYLAKTMGTGIVPAKEEDFEILIHTFLLEKAIYELGYELNNRPDWVLIPIRGIKYIMKKYKNG, encoded by the coding sequence ATGGCAGACGAAAAATTCGAGTTTGACGACAACATCCATTGGTACAAAGACGCCATTATTTATGAGCTGCACATAAAAGCTTTTAAGGATGGTAACGGCGACGGCATCGGCGACTTTAAAGGCCTGATGCAAAAGCTTGATTACCTCGAAGACTTAGGAGTAACGGCCATTTGGCTGCTGCCCTTTTACCCATCGCCTCTCCGCGACGACGGCTACGATATTGCCGACTACTTTAGCATTAACCCGAGCTACGGCAACATGCAGGACTTTAAAGCTTTTGTGCGGGAGGCACACAAGCGTGGTCTTAAGGTTATCACTGAGTTGGTTATCAACCACACTTCCGACCAGCACCCGTGGTTCCAGCGGGCACGTCGGGCCAAGAAGGGTTCTAAGTACAGAGACTGGTATGTATGGAGCGACGACCCAAGCAAGTATAAAGATGTTCGTATCATCTTTACCGACTACGAGCCAAGTAACTGGAGCTGGGACCCTGTAGCGGAGCAATACTACTGGCACCGTTTCTTTTCGCACCAGCCAGACCTGAACTACGACAACCCTGCCGTGCAAAAGGAGGTTTTTAAAACGCTTGATTACTGGTTCGATCTGGGCGTAGATGGCTTCCGTTTGGATGCCGTGCCATACCTGTTCGAACGTGAGGGTACTAATGGTGAGAACCTGCCTGAGACACACGATTTCCTGAAAAAGCTTCGCGCGCACGTGGACCAGAAGTATACAGGTAAGCTACTGCTGGCTGAAGCGAACATGTGGCCGGAGGATTCTGCCTCTTACTTTGGCAACGGGGACGAGTGCCACATGAACTATCATTTCCCTATCATGCCGCGCCTGTTCATGTCGCTCAAGATGGAGGACCGTTATCCGATCATCGACATCTTTAACCAGACGCCAGCCATACCAGAGAGTTGCCAGTGGGCTATGTTCCTGCGTAACCACGATGAGCTGACGCTGGAGATGGTGACCGACGAGGAGCGCGACTACATGTATAAAGTATACACGAAGGATCCGCAGGCTCGCATTAACCTGGGTATACGCCACCGCCTGGCCCCACTGTTGGGCAACGACCGCGCTAAGATCGAGCTGATGAACATTCTGCTGTTCTCGATGCGAGGTACGCCGGTGGTATACTATGGCGATGAGATTGGCATGGGCGACAACTACTACCTGGGCGACCGCGATGGTGTGCGTACACCGATGCAGTGGAACGATAACCGTAATGCAGGCTTCTCAGATGCAAACCCTCAGAAGCTGTACCTGCCAGTTATCATCGACCCAGAGTATAAGTATGAGTCGGTGAATGTGGACACGCAGAACCATAATGCCAACTCGCTGCTCTGGTGGATGCGCCGCACTATTAACATGCGCAAGCGTTACAAAGCCTTTGGCCGCGGAAGTATAAAGTTCCTGAACCCAAGCAACTCCAAAGTACTGGCTTTTGTGCGGGAGTATGAGGACGAGACTATCCTGGTAATCGCCAACCTGTCGCGCTTCCCTGAGGCTGTGGAGCTGGACCTGCGCGACTACAAAGGTCATGTTCCGGTGGAGGTATTCAGCAAGAACAAGTTCCCGGGTGTCAAGGATGAGTCATATTTGTTTACGATAGGCGGCCACGGGTACTACTGGCTGGAGCTTCGTCCGCAGGAGGCAAACAAGGATTCCGGTCAGGATCAGTCTAAGCCTGCCGTTCAGATGAGCAGCCTAAAGCAGCCACTGGATGCACGCACGCTGCGCGAGCTGGAAAGCCATGTGCTGCCACAGTACATCTGGCAGCGCCGCTGGTTTGGAGGTAAAGCACGTACCATGCAGCGCATGCAAGTTATCCAGAACATGCCGATGCCGCTAAGCAAAGGTGGAGCAGCAATGCTGTTTGTAGAGGTTAGCTACAACGAAGGTCTGCCAGAGCTGTACCAACTACCGGTTGCCTTTGCATCAGGAGAGCAGGAGCAGGATCTACGTAACTCTAGCGCTAATGCCGTTATAGCGCGTGTAAGTATAGACGGCAAGGAAGGTATCTTGTACGATGCCCTCTACAGCGACGACTTCCGTCAGCTGCTGCTGCAGCTAATGGCCAGGCGCAAAAGAATACGCCATAACGATGCAGAGCTGATCGGACTGAGCGATAGAAATGTGGCTGTTGAACTGCGTAACGTCGAGGGACCGGTAACATCCAAAATACTCGCCGCAGAGCAAAGTAATACTTCCATTATCTATAACAACACCTTCTTTATGAAGGTATACCGTAAGCTGGACCGCACCATGAACCCTGATGTGGAGGTGGTGCGGATGCTAACCGAGCACGTAGGCTTTGCGCATGTGCCACGTTACCTGGGATCGTTAGAACAGCATGAGGATAAGAAGCAGCCTATGGTGCTGATGATGCTGCAGGAACTGGTGCCAAACCAGGGCGATGCCTGGAGCTATATCGGAGATTCCCTGAAACGCCTGTATGAGCGCCTGCAAACCCAGACCGAGCGTACAAAACTAGGTCAGGTAGCTGGTACACTGTCCCGTCCGCTGTCTTTCTCTGAGATTCCGGAGGAGGTGCAGCTACAGATTGGCGGTGCTCATGTAGAACGTGTGGAACTACTCGGCCAGCGTACAGCAGAGATGCACCTGGCGCTGGGCTCCATCACCGATGACAAAGACTTTGTACCGGATAACTTCTCGCTGCACTATCAGCGGTCGTTATACTCTTCGCTCACTTCCCTGGTACGCAGCAACTTCGACAGCTTGCAGAAGCACCTGCCAAACCTGCCGGAGCATGTAAGAGGTGAGGCAGAGGAAGTGCTACAGATGCGTGAGGAGATTCTGGAGCGTCTGAAAATGATATTTGCCCACAAAATCGATACTCAGAAGATCCGTACCCACGGTGACTATCACCTGGGGCAGGTGCTGTTTACAGGCAAAGACTTCTACATCATCGACTTTGAGGGTGAGCCAGCACGTTCCTTCAGCGAACGCCGCCTGAAGCGCTCAGCCCTGCGTGATGTGGCGGGTATGATCCGCTCCTTCCATTATGCAGCCTATAATGCCCTGTTCCAGGAAGAAGGTTTGCGTAAGGAGGACTTAGATTACCTGGAGGCTTGGGCTGAACAGTGGTACCACTATGCGAGTGGCTTCTACATGCACAGCTACCTTGCTAAAACCATGGGTACTGGTATTGTGCCGGCTAAGGAGGAGGACTTTGAGATACTCATCCATACCTTCTTACTGGAGAAAGCGATCTATGAGCTGGGCTATGAATTGAATAACCGTCCGGATTGGGTGCTCATCCCTATCAGAGGCATCAAATACATCATGAAAAAGTATAAGAATGGCTAA